The proteins below are encoded in one region of Bombus terrestris chromosome 7, iyBomTerr1.2, whole genome shotgun sequence:
- the LOC100647064 gene encoding protein artichoke-like — MIIYLNLIGLCFSLIIQSSTCDICSTCSCTILMNKEQEINCHGKYLGNNDMFNFDLLTLDNYQVLNKLVLSKNNIVNLPTNLLKKLQSLKSLDLSENIIEEIYTAMFIDLNNLEDLNLSKNALRIFDDSLLKVLPALLSLNLSYNHINSIEYLMNKTTTKINTLDLSHNNISSLSKIFLESLINLQYLDLSFNRIHSLEDCNLTVLNSLKAIHINNNFIVTLNMQALPKTLIELHSGYNQISEILYNLDYIEVLNLQRNNISELHANIITDNLQHLNISGNMLSNFPNVISENLKVLDVSNNKLTYVPEIISIKNFPLLSQFDVSQNPIENLTISSDLKLNSFIASKMSMLKAIDEGTLANLRPPSNGCIHLTISNNKMLSFIHKDALRHMTLCSLDLSNNQLSYVAKELVVRNNNSMIYSVNLQRNPFKCNCTLQWMLSDLVPQLYSTQPHLLDDLRCTSPPEISNIRMVHWYGWKGEIFCVNTTVFKESLAMNVANVMSNEVVHFDSSTGLLVVVGIATTVLTLLIVGGILWTQRIAIRRRRVNRKF, encoded by the exons atgattatttatttaaatttaattgggTTGTGTTTCTCATTAATAATACAAAGTTCTACATGTGATATATGTTCAACATGTTCATGTACAATTCTAA TGAATAAAGAACAGGAAATTAACTGTCATGGAAAATATTTAGGAAATAATGACATGTTTAATTTTGATTTGTTAACATTAGACAATTATCAAGTATTGAACAAACTTGTTTTATCTAAAAACAATATAGTTAATTTACCTACAAATCTATTGAAGAAGTTACAATCTTTAAAAAGTTTAGATTTATCTgaaaatattatagaagaaatatatacaGCAATGTTTATAGACTTGAACAATCTCGAAGATCTAAATCTTTCTAAAAATGCATTAAGAATTTTTGATGATTCGTTGTTGAAAGTACTTCCTGCATTGTTATCATTAAACCTTAGTTATAATCATATAAAttcaatagaatatttaatgaaCAAAACTACAACAAAGATTAATACACTCGATCTTTCTCATAACAATATATCCAgtttatctaaaatatttctagaatcattaataaatttacaatatttagatCTGTCATTTAATAGAATCCATTCTTTAGAAGATTGTAATCTAACAGTTTTAAATTCTTTGAAAGCAATtcatataaataacaattttattgtTACACTAAATATGCAAGCATTACCAAAGACATTGATTGAATTACATTCTGGATATAATCAAATTTCGGAAATACTATACAATTTGGATTATATTGAAGTATTAAATCTACAGCGCAACAATATTTCTGAATTACATGCAAACATAATAACAGATAATTTACAACATCTGAATATTAGTGGAAATATGTTATCAAATTTTCCAAATGTTAtatctgaaaatttgaaagtgttAGACGTATCTAACAATAAATTAACTTATGTTCCTGAAATaatatctattaaaaatttCCCATTACTGTCCCAATTTGATGTTAGCCAAAACCCTATTGAAAATTTGACAATTAGCTCTGATTTAAagttaaattcatttattgcAAGTAAAATGAGTATGTTAAAAGCTATTGATGAAGgtacattagcaaatttgagaCCACCATCGAATGGTTGCATTCATCTTACTATATCCAATAACAAAATGTTGTCTTTCATTCATAAAGATGCTTTGAGACACATGACTCTCTGTTCA ttaGATTTGAGTAATAATCAACTTTCCTATGTCGCAAAAGAGCTGGTTGTACGTAACAATAATTCTATGATATACAGTGTTAATCTACAAAGAAATCCATTTAAATGTAATTGTACACTACAATGGATGTTAAGTGATTTGGTTCCACAACTTTATTCCACCCAGCCCCATCTTTTAGATGATTTGAG GTGTACTTCGCCTCCAGAAATATCAAACATAAGAATGGTACATTGGTACGGATGGAAAGGTGAAATTTTTTGTGTTAATACAACGGTCTTTAAAGAAAGTCTTGCAATGAATGTTGCCAATGTAATGTCTAATGAAGTAGTACATTTTGATTCTAGTACTGGTTTGCTAGTTGTTGTAGGAATAGCTACAACTGTATTAACACTTTTAATAGTAGGAGGAATTCTATGGACACAAAGAATAGCCATAAGAAGAAGGAGAGTCAATAggaaattttaa
- the LOC100647297 gene encoding DNA polymerase delta subunit 3-like isoform X2 → MQVEIVREKDLLTAKEKYSKIISEHIYSLQKVLPELQLLGLTENGDIKFSAIKCIQNNDRNDEEMHMFRWGTMSREVESVPQEKTQSTSEAVKEKKILSPEEKQIAKKKNADRKGFDSLFGKVNSKQKSPPVSSNTETMEVDASTHTKEISKNVGAGKKKNVKKGESSGSFQPIKNPTKTTDFSDKNKSSNSSDKDKSTNSLSEKIVEEKVISKSNSKQKQNVRGKKRNRSKDTKNTVKKRKRIKIQSDSSGSESSDNEQGSELDLPSSPENPPAFVKKCSVSPPQVKLENGKRKVLKIVDKTFEEDGFLVTKKVHVYESCSEEESEIVEVKNQKKIVAPESLSEIKGKKNTKQTTLMNFFKKS, encoded by the coding sequence ATGCAAGTTGAAATTGTCAGAGAAAAAGATCTATTAAcagcaaaagaaaaatatagtaaaattatttccGAGCATATTTATAGCCTTCAAAAAGTACTTCCTGAGTTACAACTGCTTGGGTTAACTGAAAATGGAGATATTAAATTCAGTGCCATTAAATGCATTCAGAACAATGATCGTAATGATGAAGAGATGCATATGTTCCGTTGGGGTACCATGTCAAGAGAAGTTGAATCTGTTCCTCAAGAAAAGACACAATCAACATCTGAAGCagtcaaagaaaaaaagatattaagcCCAGAAGAGAAGCAAAttgctaaaaagaaaaatgctgaCAGAAAAGGTTTTGATAGTTTGTTTGGGAAAGTCAACAGTAAACAAAAAAGTCCGCCTGTATCTTCTAATACAGAAACAATGGAAGTGGATGCTTCTACTCATACAaaagaaatatctaaaaatgttggtgctggaaaaaagaaaaatgtaaaaaagggAGAATCAAGTGGATCTTTTCAACCAATTAAGAATCCTACAAAGACTACAGATTtttcagataaaaataaaagttcaaATTCTTCAGATAAAGACAAAAGCACAAATTCCTTATCAGAAAAAATTGTAGAAGAAAAAGTTATTTCAAAAAGTAATTCTAAACAAAAGCAGAATGTAAGAGGGAAAAAACGTAATCGTAGCAAAGACACCAAGAATACtgttaaaaagagaaaacgtaTTAAAATTCAGAGTGATTCTAGTGGTTCAGAATCTTCTGATAATGAACAAGGATCAGAACTAGATTTACCATCTTCGCCTGAAAATCCTCCTGCTTTTGTAAAGAAATGTTCTGTTTCTCCACCACAAGTCAAACTCGAAAATGGAAAACGTAAGGTTTTAAAAATAGTAGATAAAACATTTGAAGAAGATGGTTTTCTTGTCACAAAAAAGGTACATGTTTATGAAAGTTGTTCTGAAGAAGAATCAGAAATTGTAGAAGTAAAAAACCAAAAGAAGATAGTGGCACCTGAATCACTTTCAGAaatcaaaggaaagaaaaacacTAAACAAACTACTTTgatgaatttctttaaaaagtcATAG
- the LOC100647297 gene encoding DNA polymerase delta subunit 3-like isoform X1: MFEESLSEYLETVTEYIFDNDKLVTYKWLSKVLEVHVNVAKQILWEFWQRYKKEKDFNCTFLLIGILHDGGMQVEIVREKDLLTAKEKYSKIISEHIYSLQKVLPELQLLGLTENGDIKFSAIKCIQNNDRNDEEMHMFRWGTMSREVESVPQEKTQSTSEAVKEKKILSPEEKQIAKKKNADRKGFDSLFGKVNSKQKSPPVSSNTETMEVDASTHTKEISKNVGAGKKKNVKKGESSGSFQPIKNPTKTTDFSDKNKSSNSSDKDKSTNSLSEKIVEEKVISKSNSKQKQNVRGKKRNRSKDTKNTVKKRKRIKIQSDSSGSESSDNEQGSELDLPSSPENPPAFVKKCSVSPPQVKLENGKRKVLKIVDKTFEEDGFLVTKKVHVYESCSEEESEIVEVKNQKKIVAPESLSEIKGKKNTKQTTLMNFFKKS, encoded by the exons atgtttgAGGAATCTCTATCCGAATATTTAGAAACTGTAAcagaatatatatttgataatgaTAAACTG GTAACCTATAAATGGTTAAGCAAAGTACTGGAAGTTCACGTCAATGTAGCAAAACAAATTCTATGGGAATTTTGGCAAAgatacaaaaaggaaaaagattttAATTGTACCTTTTTGTTAATTGGAATTTTGCATGATGGTGGTATGCAAGTTGAAATTGTCAGAGAAAAAGATCTATTAAcagcaaaagaaaaatatagtaaaattatttccGAGCATATTTATAGCCTTCAAAAAGTACTTCCTGAGTTACAACTGCTTGGGTTAACTGAAAATGGAGATATTAAATTCAGTGCCATTAAATGCATTCAGAACAATGATCGTAATGATGAAGAGATGCATATGTTCCGTTGGGGTACCATGTCAAGAGAAGTTGAATCTGTTCCTCAAGAAAAGACACAATCAACATCTGAAGCagtcaaagaaaaaaagatattaagcCCAGAAGAGAAGCAAAttgctaaaaagaaaaatgctgaCAGAAAAGGTTTTGATAGTTTGTTTGGGAAAGTCAACAGTAAACAAAAAAGTCCGCCTGTATCTTCTAATACAGAAACAATGGAAGTGGATGCTTCTACTCATACAaaagaaatatctaaaaatgttggtgctggaaaaaagaaaaatgtaaaaaagggAGAATCAAGTGGATCTTTTCAACCAATTAAGAATCCTACAAAGACTACAGATTtttcagataaaaataaaagttcaaATTCTTCAGATAAAGACAAAAGCACAAATTCCTTATCAGAAAAAATTGTAGAAGAAAAAGTTATTTCAAAAAGTAATTCTAAACAAAAGCAGAATGTAAGAGGGAAAAAACGTAATCGTAGCAAAGACACCAAGAATACtgttaaaaagagaaaacgtaTTAAAATTCAGAGTGATTCTAGTGGTTCAGAATCTTCTGATAATGAACAAGGATCAGAACTAGATTTACCATCTTCGCCTGAAAATCCTCCTGCTTTTGTAAAGAAATGTTCTGTTTCTCCACCACAAGTCAAACTCGAAAATGGAAAACGTAAGGTTTTAAAAATAGTAGATAAAACATTTGAAGAAGATGGTTTTCTTGTCACAAAAAAGGTACATGTTTATGAAAGTTGTTCTGAAGAAGAATCAGAAATTGTAGAAGTAAAAAACCAAAAGAAGATAGTGGCACCTGAATCACTTTCAGAaatcaaaggaaagaaaaacacTAAACAAACTACTTTgatgaatttctttaaaaagtcATAG